A window from Planococcus maritimus encodes these proteins:
- a CDS encoding PQQ-dependent sugar dehydrogenase — protein sequence MMMKITWSRMMFGTMLMSSLVLAACGDDEASNEESTNDSDAPTEESAGEGTEESTNESAETEPKVTEFEPAFPEQTRAPAVETETELDTEVVVEGLGVSWGMEEFETNRILVTQRDAAELLIVNLEDGSVSDPIEGTPEVNNEDQGGLLDVTVAPDFEESRMVFLTFSQDIEGGTVTSVGKGMLSEDETSLEDFEVIFQATPAYEGTLHYGGRIIFDDEDNLFLTTGERSDVESRDRAQELDAYLGKVIHITQDGEPVESNPFVEDEDALDGIYSYGHRNIQGIDYNPATGDLWIVEFGPQAGDELNIIEPGNNYGWPVVSYGLEYSGEFVNDGVSEHEEQGFVEPRYYWDPTSAPSGMSFYDNDAIPEWENNMFIGGLAPNYIVRVVVEDDMIVGEERLLTDEVERFRDILVTEDGALIASTDGGSIYQITAAE from the coding sequence ATGATGATGAAAATTACGTGGTCAAGAATGATGTTCGGCACCATGCTGATGTCTTCATTAGTTTTAGCAGCATGCGGCGATGATGAAGCTTCAAACGAAGAATCAACGAATGATTCGGATGCGCCAACAGAAGAAAGTGCTGGTGAAGGTACTGAAGAAAGCACGAATGAAAGTGCAGAAACTGAACCGAAAGTGACGGAGTTTGAACCGGCGTTCCCGGAACAAACGAGAGCTCCCGCAGTAGAAACGGAAACGGAACTCGATACAGAAGTGGTAGTTGAAGGTCTTGGCGTGTCTTGGGGCATGGAAGAGTTTGAGACAAACCGCATACTCGTGACGCAGCGAGATGCAGCGGAACTGCTGATTGTAAACCTTGAAGACGGTTCGGTTTCAGATCCAATCGAAGGGACACCGGAAGTGAATAACGAAGATCAAGGTGGTTTGCTGGATGTCACAGTGGCCCCTGATTTTGAGGAATCGCGGATGGTCTTTCTGACGTTTTCTCAGGATATTGAAGGCGGTACGGTAACGTCTGTCGGTAAAGGGATGTTGTCAGAAGATGAAACTTCACTCGAAGATTTTGAAGTGATCTTCCAAGCGACTCCAGCTTATGAAGGCACCTTGCACTATGGCGGGCGCATTATCTTTGACGATGAGGACAACCTGTTCCTAACGACGGGTGAGCGTTCAGATGTCGAAAGTCGCGATCGTGCACAAGAATTGGATGCTTACTTAGGTAAAGTCATTCACATTACACAAGACGGAGAACCAGTCGAGTCGAATCCATTTGTTGAAGATGAAGACGCACTCGATGGCATTTACAGCTACGGTCACCGCAATATTCAAGGTATCGACTATAACCCGGCAACAGGCGACTTATGGATTGTCGAATTCGGCCCGCAAGCTGGGGACGAATTGAATATCATCGAACCGGGCAATAACTATGGATGGCCAGTCGTTTCTTATGGCCTCGAATACTCTGGTGAATTTGTTAATGACGGCGTTTCAGAACATGAGGAGCAAGGCTTTGTGGAACCAAGATATTACTGGGACCCAACCAGTGCGCCAAGCGGCATGTCCTTCTATGACAACGACGCCATCCCTGAATGGGAAAACAATATGTTCATCGGTGGCTTAGCGCCGAACTATATTGTCCGTGTCGTTGTTGAAGACGATATGATCGTCGGAGAAGAACGTCTATTGACTGATGAAGTCGAACGTTTCCGCGACATTCTTGTCACAGAAGATGGCGCGCTTATTGCAAGTACTGATGGCGGTTCGATCTACCAGATCACTGCAGCAGAGTAA
- the yfkAB gene encoding radical SAM/CxCxxxxC motif protein YfkAB, with amino-acid sequence MENQATSRKQITPQYDPWEAYMDIEDHGKLTLSSIEFTTTYLCNMRCEHCAVGYMLEHKDPDALPIEQLFSRLDEILHLRTISLTGGEPMFSKKSVANYVLPLLKYAHARGVRTQMNSNLTMPLDRYMEIAPYLDVLHISHNWGTIDDFVDGGFANMERKPSRERRAEQFQRMIDNSRALAEAGVMVSAETMLNKRTLPHLKSIHKQIIEEMKCARHEVHPMYPSDFASQLEVLSLDETRTAIHELLDARDENVWMLFGTLPFYPCSQNDEDIQLLNRIHSSKNVTVRNDPDGRSRLNVNIFTGEVIVTDFGDTPPMGNIQQDSLPAMLDRWLERPLAKTIACHCPAAKCLGPNLLVKDAYYPDIDFTIQKSKIIV; translated from the coding sequence ATGGAAAACCAGGCAACATCGCGTAAACAAATCACCCCTCAATACGATCCGTGGGAAGCGTATATGGATATCGAAGACCACGGGAAACTGACATTATCCAGCATCGAATTCACCACGACTTATTTATGCAATATGCGCTGTGAACATTGTGCGGTCGGCTATATGCTTGAGCACAAAGATCCGGACGCACTGCCGATCGAGCAGCTCTTTTCGCGCCTCGATGAAATCCTTCATTTGCGGACCATCAGTTTGACGGGCGGAGAGCCGATGTTTTCGAAAAAATCGGTCGCCAATTATGTCTTGCCCCTCCTGAAATACGCCCACGCACGCGGCGTCCGCACCCAGATGAATTCAAACCTGACAATGCCGCTGGACCGCTATATGGAGATCGCTCCTTATTTGGATGTCCTGCACATTTCCCATAACTGGGGCACCATCGATGATTTTGTCGATGGCGGATTTGCCAATATGGAACGCAAGCCATCCAGAGAACGCCGGGCTGAACAGTTCCAACGCATGATCGACAACAGTCGCGCACTGGCAGAAGCAGGCGTCATGGTCTCGGCAGAAACGATGCTGAACAAGCGGACCCTGCCTCATTTGAAGAGCATACATAAGCAAATCATTGAAGAAATGAAATGCGCGCGCCACGAAGTACATCCGATGTACCCAAGCGATTTCGCCAGCCAATTGGAAGTGCTGTCGCTCGATGAAACGAGAACAGCGATCCACGAATTACTGGATGCCCGCGATGAAAATGTCTGGATGCTCTTTGGCACCTTACCGTTTTACCCGTGCAGCCAAAACGACGAAGACATCCAACTCCTGAACCGCATCCACTCAAGCAAAAACGTCACCGTTCGCAATGATCCGGACGGCCGCTCACGGCTCAATGTGAATATCTTTACCGGTGAAGTCATCGTCACCGATTTCGGCGATACACCCCCGATGGGCAACATCCAGCAGGATTCACTGCCGGCCATGCTTGACCGCTGGCTGGAGCGGCCATTAGCCAAAACGATCGCCTGCCACTGCCCAGCTGCCAAATGCCTCGGACCGAATTTGTTGGTGAAAGACGCCTACTACCCGGACATCGATTTCACCATCCAAAAATCAAAAATTATTGTTTAA
- a CDS encoding ABC transporter permease, whose translation MNIVNKVTVRHLKENKRRSLVTIIGVIISVAMITAVATLGVSFLDLLIREDIERNGEWHVEYQEANTQQLQAIEQDANTEQLIVTKDGFADLENPTTDSKHYFYFRQFEAQGMEHFPIALTEGRLPENANEVVISETVNNSSEESYEIGDSLTAGVGERMHSLEDRKLSEFDSLQFGEGDTINEEIVNATEQTFDIVGIIEQPGWEASWLPVVSVIGLTDTTNAAADETFNGYVVASKINTDLFDDAKAFAKEQGIPSVDFNSDLLRYYGATQNDNLRATLFSLAGIIMGIVVIGSVALIYNAFAISVSERARHLGMLASVGATKRQKRNSVFFEGAIIGAISIPLGILAGIAGIWLTFQFINAFLQDALNVEQQLEVVVTPMMLVVAIGVSALTILISTYMPAQKASKISAIDAIRQTQDIKLTGKAVKTSKWVRKLFGLEAEIGLKNLKRNRKRYLATVFSLVISIVLFLSVTYFTNNLKTSLEMTQSDLQYDIQLYGGELDEESFAQYENLPEVTEAGFIRQAQVEIMVAQDGLPDVLNEQVERGEILLEDDKLRYYASVYAMDQENFEQYAEQVGVDASSFGQETPRAIVIDEVVYQNGITGTIDETKTIKAEAGETLELLSSSISETGQEIEPEVLANVEIAALTDQVPTGVSTAYPGGVDLIVPMDALDELGFIAEETSPVISLTTSDPMKTEAEILEVDEAGVSIMNVFQQRQQQEQLILLMSVFTYGFITLISLISVANIFNTISTSIQLRKREFAMLRSVGMTPKGFNKMIRYESLFYGVKALVYGLPISFAAMLAMHFALGQTLSYGFAVPWGSVAFVIVVIFLIVGAAMLYSIAKIKNDNIIESLKQENA comes from the coding sequence ATGAACATCGTCAATAAAGTCACCGTCCGCCACTTGAAGGAAAACAAACGGCGCTCACTCGTCACGATCATCGGCGTCATTATTTCCGTCGCTATGATCACTGCAGTTGCAACGCTTGGGGTGTCGTTTCTCGATTTATTGATTCGTGAGGATATCGAGCGCAATGGCGAATGGCATGTCGAGTATCAAGAGGCAAACACCCAACAGCTCCAAGCGATCGAGCAAGACGCCAATACCGAACAGCTCATCGTCACAAAGGACGGCTTCGCTGACCTTGAAAACCCGACAACCGACTCCAAGCACTACTTTTATTTTCGCCAGTTCGAAGCACAAGGAATGGAACATTTTCCGATTGCGCTCACAGAAGGGCGCTTGCCTGAAAACGCCAATGAAGTCGTCATCTCAGAAACTGTGAACAATAGCTCTGAAGAGTCCTATGAAATTGGCGACAGCTTGACTGCCGGTGTTGGCGAACGCATGCACAGCTTGGAAGACCGCAAGCTGTCAGAGTTTGACTCCTTGCAGTTCGGGGAAGGCGACACAATTAACGAAGAAATAGTCAACGCAACCGAGCAAACTTTCGACATCGTCGGCATCATCGAGCAACCGGGCTGGGAAGCATCCTGGCTGCCGGTAGTGAGCGTTATCGGATTGACCGATACAACGAATGCCGCAGCGGATGAGACATTCAACGGCTATGTCGTCGCTTCTAAAATCAATACCGACTTATTTGACGACGCTAAGGCATTTGCCAAAGAACAAGGCATTCCGTCAGTCGATTTCAATTCGGATCTTCTGCGCTATTATGGCGCGACACAAAACGATAATTTGCGGGCGACCTTGTTCTCGCTCGCCGGTATCATTATGGGGATTGTTGTCATTGGCTCGGTCGCACTCATTTACAACGCATTCGCCATCAGCGTCTCCGAACGCGCTCGTCATCTCGGCATGCTCGCAAGCGTCGGGGCGACGAAACGGCAGAAACGCAACTCGGTGTTTTTCGAAGGGGCTATCATCGGAGCCATCAGCATCCCACTCGGCATTCTCGCAGGGATCGCTGGTATTTGGCTGACCTTCCAGTTTATCAATGCCTTCTTGCAAGACGCGCTCAATGTCGAGCAACAGCTAGAAGTCGTTGTCACCCCGATGATGCTCGTTGTCGCGATCGGCGTCTCGGCACTAACGATTTTGATTTCGACTTATATGCCGGCGCAAAAAGCGTCGAAGATTTCTGCGATCGACGCCATCCGCCAAACGCAAGATATTAAACTGACCGGGAAAGCCGTCAAGACTTCGAAATGGGTGCGCAAGCTGTTCGGTTTGGAAGCAGAAATCGGCTTGAAAAATTTGAAGCGCAATCGCAAGCGCTATTTGGCGACCGTGTTCTCCCTGGTCATTTCGATTGTCTTGTTCCTGTCGGTAACGTATTTCACCAACAACTTGAAAACTTCGCTTGAAATGACCCAAAGCGATTTGCAATACGATATTCAATTGTATGGCGGGGAGTTGGATGAAGAGAGTTTCGCGCAATATGAAAACCTTCCTGAAGTAACCGAAGCAGGCTTTATTCGGCAAGCACAAGTTGAGATAATGGTCGCTCAAGACGGGCTGCCGGATGTCTTAAACGAGCAAGTCGAACGGGGAGAGATTTTACTAGAAGACGATAAACTGCGCTACTATGCTTCGGTCTATGCAATGGATCAGGAAAACTTTGAACAGTATGCAGAACAAGTCGGCGTGGATGCGTCGAGCTTCGGACAGGAAACACCACGCGCCATCGTCATCGACGAAGTGGTCTACCAGAACGGGATAACGGGTACCATCGATGAGACGAAGACCATCAAAGCAGAAGCAGGTGAGACTTTGGAGCTGCTCAGCAGTTCCATCAGCGAGACCGGTCAGGAAATCGAACCGGAAGTGCTCGCAAATGTCGAAATTGCTGCATTGACCGACCAAGTACCAACCGGTGTTTCAACTGCCTACCCGGGCGGTGTCGATCTGATTGTTCCGATGGATGCACTAGATGAACTCGGCTTTATTGCTGAAGAGACTTCACCAGTCATTTCGCTTACGACGAGCGACCCGATGAAAACAGAAGCGGAAATCCTGGAAGTGGACGAAGCGGGCGTCAGCATCATGAATGTCTTCCAGCAGCGCCAGCAGCAGGAACAATTGATTTTGCTTATGTCGGTATTCACTTACGGATTCATCACGCTCATCTCGCTGATTTCCGTTGCGAACATCTTCAACACCATCTCGACAAGCATTCAATTGCGCAAACGGGAATTCGCCATGCTGCGCTCTGTCGGCATGACACCGAAAGGCTTCAACAAGATGATCCGCTACGAAAGCTTGTTTTATGGCGTCAAAGCGCTTGTCTACGGTCTGCCGATCAGTTTTGCCGCGATGCTTGCGATGCACTTTGCACTGGGCCAGACCTTGAGTTACGGCTTTGCGGTGCCATGGGGCAGTGTCGCCTTTGTCATCGTCGTCATTTTCTTGATCGTCGGCGCGGCGATGCTGTACTCGATTGCTAAGATTAAAAACGACAACATCATTGAAAGCTTGAAACAGGAAAATGCATAA
- a CDS encoding ABC transporter ATP-binding protein — protein sequence MTIMEVKNLSKVYGKDEMAVTALADVSFTVNKGEFICIIGPSGSGKSTLLHLLGGVDRPTSGNVSIDGTDIYKLDETQLAIFRRRQIGLIYQFYNLIPILTVEENITLPMLLDEQRVDKHQFRKISEALGLDQRLNHLPNQLSGGQQQRVSIGRALVSNPAIMLADEPTGNLDSKNSEEIMELLKMFNKTFKQTLIVITHDERIALQADRVISIEDGKIAKDEVIRS from the coding sequence ATGACAATCATGGAAGTAAAAAACTTATCAAAAGTATACGGCAAGGACGAAATGGCGGTCACCGCACTCGCCGACGTGTCGTTCACGGTCAACAAAGGCGAATTCATCTGCATCATCGGGCCATCGGGTTCCGGCAAATCGACATTGCTGCATTTGCTCGGCGGCGTCGACCGCCCGACCAGCGGCAATGTGTCGATCGACGGCACGGATATCTACAAGCTCGACGAAACGCAGCTCGCCATTTTCCGCCGCCGCCAAATCGGCTTGATCTACCAGTTCTATAACTTGATCCCGATTTTGACGGTCGAAGAAAACATCACCTTGCCAATGCTGCTCGACGAACAGCGCGTCGACAAACATCAATTCCGCAAAATCTCCGAAGCACTCGGGCTCGACCAACGACTCAACCATTTGCCGAACCAATTATCCGGCGGCCAACAGCAGCGCGTCTCAATCGGCCGTGCGCTCGTCAGCAATCCAGCGATTATGCTGGCGGACGAGCCGACCGGAAACTTAGATAGTAAAAACAGCGAGGAAATCATGGAACTTCTCAAGATGTTCAACAAAACCTTCAAGCAGACCTTGATTGTCATCACGCACGATGAGCGCATCGCCTTGCAAGCCGACCGCGTCATTTCTATTGAAGACGGCAAAATCGCCAAAGACGAGGTCATCCGCTCATGA
- a CDS encoding M48 family metallopeptidase gives MSRTNIQSDRESIYFILSVIFSVLIYVLAAVSIIGIGIALTVFAFLLFANAVMLGSIRGNGVRIHERQFPDVYERVQTLSAQMELSKVPDVFVIQSEGALNAFATRFFGRDMVVLYSEVFELAREQGQAELDFIIAHELTHIKRRHVWKNLLILPAGFIPFLSTAYSRSCEYTCDRQAAFEIQDAAAAKRALTLLGIGKKAYLEVNEDAYREQIATESNAIVWLSEVLSTHPRLPKRIQSIDHFNKADVIFYQPKHGRIALGAIAVAVVMSLAYAGVVGIFTTTAALAVPTFMAMDDAFYDEMYTVEGETPLMAAAAEGDLAGVEQALADGEDVHAKDAEGSDALMYAIYWGDPDVIQTLLDAGADVNTSDNYTTPLAIAVLYEDYESAKLLIENGADPTLEGPDGLSAIDEMGADSEEEFMERLEQGY, from the coding sequence ATGAGCAGGACGAACATTCAATCAGATAGAGAGAGTATTTATTTTATTTTAAGTGTGATATTTAGTGTGTTGATTTATGTATTAGCGGCCGTATCGATTATCGGAATCGGTATCGCCTTGACGGTTTTTGCGTTTTTACTATTTGCCAATGCGGTCATGCTTGGGTCGATCCGCGGCAACGGCGTGCGGATCCACGAACGCCAATTCCCGGATGTCTACGAACGCGTGCAAACCTTGTCTGCGCAAATGGAACTCAGCAAAGTCCCAGACGTTTTCGTTATTCAATCCGAAGGCGCACTCAACGCGTTTGCCACACGTTTCTTCGGACGCGATATGGTCGTCTTGTACTCGGAAGTGTTTGAACTGGCGCGCGAACAAGGTCAGGCAGAACTGGACTTTATCATCGCCCACGAACTGACTCACATAAAACGCCGCCACGTCTGGAAAAACTTATTGATCTTGCCGGCCGGGTTCATCCCGTTCCTCAGCACAGCATACAGCCGCTCTTGTGAATATACATGTGACCGCCAAGCCGCTTTTGAAATCCAAGATGCCGCTGCCGCGAAACGCGCATTGACGCTGCTCGGCATCGGCAAGAAAGCATACTTGGAAGTAAACGAAGACGCCTACCGCGAACAAATCGCAACAGAATCCAATGCCATCGTCTGGTTGAGCGAAGTGCTCTCGACGCACCCACGTCTGCCAAAACGCATCCAGTCGATTGATCATTTCAACAAGGCTGACGTCATCTTCTATCAGCCAAAACACGGGCGCATCGCTCTTGGTGCTATCGCTGTTGCTGTAGTCATGAGCTTGGCGTATGCCGGCGTCGTTGGCATATTCACCACCACCGCAGCACTCGCTGTACCAACGTTTATGGCCATGGATGATGCGTTTTACGATGAAATGTATACCGTCGAAGGGGAGACGCCACTGATGGCCGCTGCCGCAGAGGGCGATTTAGCTGGAGTCGAGCAAGCACTCGCTGACGGCGAGGACGTTCACGCGAAAGACGCGGAAGGCTCTGACGCCTTGATGTACGCCATTTACTGGGGCGATCCGGACGTCATCCAAACATTGCTCGATGCAGGGGCTGATGTGAATACCTCCGATAACTACACGACACCTTTAGCCATTGCTGTCCTGTATGAAGACTATGAAAGCGCCAAACTGCTTATCGAAAACGGCGCAGACCCGACACTTGAAGGCCCCGACGGCTTGAGCGCTATTGATGAAATGGGCGCAGATTCCGAAGAAGAGTTCATGGAAAGGCTCGAACAAGGCTATTAA
- a CDS encoding DUF2061 domain-containing protein: MINLAVKAISWAVVYGAIAFFVSYILGGDPGWVFFIGSLIAGFIVYSVLRPTVQNKRHKKQQRMGERI; this comes from the coding sequence ATGATTAACCTTGCAGTAAAGGCGATTTCATGGGCAGTGGTATACGGCGCTATCGCGTTTTTTGTCAGCTACATACTCGGTGGCGATCCGGGCTGGGTCTTCTTTATCGGTTCTTTGATAGCCGGATTCATCGTGTACAGTGTGCTGCGCCCAACCGTCCAGAACAAGCGCCACAAGAAACAACAGAGAATGGGTGAACGAATTTGA
- a CDS encoding DUF2075 domain-containing protein, with protein MGITKLKTWDFNKSTLESIKNDTYFDYPVVYFLNNNTTVYIGETVAFKNRMKAHLNNIERKKLEKMTLIIHEQFHRSATYNIETKLINYFLGDDRYKLQNKSQTAQSVTHNYHNKEFYDKEIFNDIWNELLNRRMVNNPAHVIENRDIFKLSPFKELTMTQLELKTKIIEVCEEHIHDEETFVFMVKGEAGVGKSVVLSSVFNSIQELAADKNSNLHQTKNYLLVNHSEMLKTYKNIAANVKFLKKNNFDKPTSFINKQKKAAEKADIVLVDEAHLLLSRVDAFNGFNEDNQLEEIIKHSKVVIVVYDEKQVLKLKSYWDEERLKSVVPDHQTEAPYILKEQFRMNAGDDVIDWIDNFVEKRILKLPRDKQYDFQIFDSAKEMHDAIVEKDNIYGLSRVVSTFDYEHKKDGEQYYIREDSLEIPWNSTYAKKTWAEERDTIKEAGSIYTIQGFDLNYVGVILGPSVTYDEQNDCLKIVTEKYSDTEAFRGKEGIANVEKAKEQIILNSINVLMKRGIKGLYVFASDEKLRERFLNIMM; from the coding sequence ATGGGGATAACAAAACTGAAAACCTGGGACTTTAATAAATCCACATTGGAAAGTATCAAGAACGATACTTACTTTGACTATCCAGTGGTTTACTTTCTCAACAACAATACAACGGTCTATATCGGCGAAACGGTAGCTTTTAAAAATCGCATGAAGGCTCATTTGAATAATATCGAGCGAAAGAAATTAGAGAAAATGACCCTCATCATCCATGAACAATTTCACCGGTCGGCTACATACAATATTGAAACGAAACTCATCAATTATTTCTTAGGCGACGATCGCTACAAGCTGCAGAACAAGAGCCAGACGGCGCAAAGCGTCACGCATAACTACCATAACAAGGAATTCTACGATAAAGAAATTTTCAATGACATATGGAATGAACTATTGAATAGGAGAATGGTAAATAACCCTGCTCACGTCATTGAAAACAGAGACATCTTCAAGCTTTCTCCTTTTAAAGAGCTGACGATGACGCAGCTCGAGCTTAAGACCAAAATTATAGAAGTGTGCGAAGAGCATATTCACGACGAGGAAACCTTTGTATTCATGGTGAAGGGCGAAGCCGGAGTAGGAAAGAGCGTAGTCCTCAGTTCCGTATTCAATAGCATCCAGGAGCTGGCGGCCGACAAAAATTCCAATCTCCATCAGACGAAGAATTACTTGCTCGTCAATCATTCAGAAATGCTGAAAACGTATAAAAACATCGCTGCCAATGTAAAGTTCCTTAAAAAGAATAACTTTGATAAGCCGACAAGTTTCATTAACAAACAAAAGAAAGCGGCAGAAAAGGCGGACATTGTGTTGGTCGATGAAGCGCATTTATTGCTGAGCAGAGTGGATGCTTTCAATGGATTCAATGAAGACAATCAATTGGAAGAAATCATTAAGCACAGCAAAGTCGTCATCGTCGTCTACGACGAAAAACAAGTCTTAAAGCTGAAAAGCTATTGGGACGAGGAGCGACTGAAGAGTGTCGTGCCAGACCATCAAACGGAAGCGCCTTATATTCTAAAAGAACAATTCCGCATGAATGCTGGAGACGACGTGATCGACTGGATCGATAATTTTGTAGAGAAGCGAATTCTGAAGTTACCAAGAGATAAACAATATGATTTTCAAATATTCGATTCTGCCAAAGAAATGCACGATGCCATAGTGGAGAAAGATAATATTTATGGACTCTCAAGAGTGGTCTCGACATTCGATTATGAACATAAGAAGGATGGCGAGCAGTACTACATTAGAGAAGATAGTCTCGAAATTCCCTGGAATTCAACCTATGCCAAAAAAACATGGGCAGAAGAGCGAGATACAATTAAAGAAGCGGGCTCCATCTATACGATTCAAGGCTTCGATCTGAATTATGTAGGAGTTATATTGGGGCCATCAGTTACTTATGACGAGCAAAATGATTGCCTGAAGATTGTTACAGAGAAATATAGTGACACTGAGGCATTCAGAGGAAAAGAAGGTATTGCGAATGTTGAAAAGGCGAAAGAACAGATCATATTGAATTCAATTAATGTGTTGATGAAAAGGGGAATAAAAGGGCTTTATGTTTTTGCGAGTGATGAAAAGTTAAGGGAGCGTTTTTTAAATATTATGATGTGA